The DNA sequence CAAGATAGCGGAGGACGCAGAACGGCTGGGCGGAAAAGGCAATGTCACCGTCAAGCCCTTCACGAAGGACGCAAACGAGCTCAAGAACGACATCGTCAGCGCCGACGCGGTCATCATGCCGTCCAAGCATGAGGGCTTCGGCCTGGTGGCCACGGAGGCGGCAGGGCACGGAGTGCCGGTCCTGGTGAATCAGGAGAGCGGTGTCGCGCAGTTCCTGGGTGACAAGTCGAAGTTCCCGCCCGAGATCGGGCAGCCGTGTATCGTCCCCGAGCCGAAGAACCCGAACGACCGGCAGCGGAACTGGGCCAAAGCCATCAGCGAACTCAAGGCCGACCTCCCCCAGCGACGCGAGAACGCCAGGAAGCTCCGCGAGGCACTCAAGGCGTACTCCTGGGACCACGCGGCCAAGGCCCTGGTGGAGGCGTCCGCGCAGGCCACTCCCGTGGCACAGCAGAAGCCGCTCGCTCAGGGACAGGCGCAGCGGAAGGCGACGGCTCAGGGCCCCTACGGTGAGCTACTGGTCAGTGGCCCCGCCCCGGTAAGCGCCGCACCACCCGTCCTGCCGAGCAGCATCACCAAGGCCGCCCGGCTGACCTCCCCAGGGGCGCGCGCTCCTGGACCCCAACCTCAAGTGCCCCGCCCCGCGCAGGCCCCCGCACCGCCTGCCCGTCCCTTCCATCTGCCGCAATTCGGCCCCAGCCAGGGCAGGAATCCGGGTCGATAGGCGGCGTGACGTCATTGGCAGAGCACCGTACGGTGCTCTGCCCACCGGCCCGCTCCCTGCCCCCTACTTGCCCCGCCCCTTCACCGAAGCCCGCAAGTACTCCCGGTTCATGCGCCCGATCGCCGTCAGGGGGATGCCCTTGGGGCAGGCCGTGGCGCATTCGCCCGTGTTGGTGCAGCCGCCGAAGCCCTCTGTGTCCATGGTGCCGATCATGTCGAGGACGCGGGACTCCCGCTCCGGGGCGCCCTGGGGGAGGACGTTGAGGTGGACGACCTTCGCGGAGGTGAAGAGCATGGCGGAGCCGTTGGGGCAGGCGGCCACGCAGGCGCCGCAGCCTATGCACTCGGCGTGTTCGAAGGCGAGGTCGGCGGTCGGCTTGGGGACCGGGGTGGCGTGGGCCTCGGGGGCGGAGCCGGTGGGGACGGAGACGTAGCCGCCGGCGCCGATGATGCGGTCGAACGCGGAGCGGTCGACGACCAGGTCCTTCACGACCGGGAACGCCGCGGCCCGCCACGGCTCGACGTCGATGGTGTCGCCGTCGGTGAAGTGGCGCATGTGGAGCTGGCAGGTCGTGGTGCGCTCCGGGCCGTGGGCCTGGCCGTTGATGACCATGCCGCAGGCGCCGCAGATGCCCTCGCGGCAGTCGTGGTCGAAGGCGACGGGCTCGTCGCCGGCGAGGATCAGCTCCTCGTTGAGGTGGTCGAGCATCTCCAGGAAGGACATGTCCTCGCTGATGCCCCTGACCTCGTAGGTGGTCATGGCGCCGGGCGAGCCGGCGTCGCGCTGGCGCCAGATGCGCAGGGTGAGGTTCACGCGTAGCTCCGCTGGGTGGGGTGGACGTATTCGAAGGTCAGGGCTTCCTTGTGGAGCACCGGCGGGCCGCCCGTGCCCGTGAACTCCCAGGCCGCCGCGTACGAGAACTCCTCGTCCTTGCGCGCCGCCTCGCCCTCCGGCGTCTGGCTCTCCTCGCGGAAGTGGCCGCCGCAGGACTCGGCGCGGTGCAGCGCGTCCAGGCACATCAGCTCCGCCAGTTCCAGGTAGTCGACGATCCGGTTCGCCTTCTCCAGCGACTGGTTGAGCTCCTCGCCCGTCCCGGGGACCTTGATCCGGTGCCAGAACTCCTCCCGCAGCGAGGGGATGCGGTCGAGCGCCTTGCGGAGGCCGCTCTCCGTCCGCGCCATGCCGCACTCGTCCCACAGCAGTTCGCCCAGTTCGCGGTGGAACGAGTCGGGGGTCCGGTCGCCGTCGACGGACAGGAGGCGGGTGAGGCGGTCGGTGGCCTCGCCGACCGCCTCCGTCACCGCCGGGTGGTCGTCCGGGACGGGGGTGTGCGGGTGCCGGGCCAGGTAGTCGTTGATCGTCGACGGCAGGACGAAGTAGCCGTCGGCCAGGCCCTGCATCAGGGCGGACGCGCCGAGCCGGTTGGCGCCGTGGTCCGAGAAGTTGGCCTCGCCGATCGCGAACAGGCCCGGAACGGTCGTCTGGAGGTCGTAGTCGACCCACAGACCGCCCATCGTGTAGTGGATCGCCGGGTAGATGCGCATCGGCACCTCGTACGGGTCCTCGGCGGTGATCCGCTCGTACATCTCGAAGAGGTTGCCGTACTTCGCCTCCACCGCCTTCCGGCCCATCCGCCGGATCGCGTCGGCGAAGTCCAGGTAGACGCCCTGCCCGCCGGGGCCGACGCCGCGCCCCTCGTCGCAGACGTTCTTCGCGGCGCGCGAGGCGATGTCGCGCGGGACGAGGTTGCCGAAGGACGGGTAGATCCGCTCCAGGTAGTAGTCGCGCTCGTCCTCCGGGATCTCCGCCGGTGGGCGCGTGTCGCCCTGCGACTTCGGCACCCAGATGCGGCCGTCGTTGCGCAGCGACTCGCTCATCAGCGTCAGCTTGGACTGGTGGTCGCCGGAGCGCGGGATGCAGGTGGGGTGGATCTGGGTGAAGCACGGGTTGGCGAAGTACGCGCCGCGCCGGTGCGCCCGCCAGATGGCCGTGGCGTTGGAGTTCTTGGCGTTCGTCGAGAGGTAGAAGACGTTGCCGTAGCCGCCCGTCGCCAGCACCACGGCGTCGGCGACGTACGTCCGGACGGATCCTGTGATCAGGTCGCGGGCGACGATGCCGCGTGCCCGCCCGTCCACGACGATCAGGTCGAGCATCTCCGTGCGCGCGTGCATCTCGACGTTCCCGGCCGCGATCTGCCGGGACAGCGCCTGGTACGCGCCGAGCAGCAGCTGCTGGCCCGTCTGACCGCGGGCGTAGAACGTCCGCGACACCTGGACGCCGCCGAACGAGCGGGTGTCGAGCAGCCCTCCGTACTCGCGGGCGAACGGCACGCCCTGTGCCACGCACTGGTCGATGATCTCGACGGAGACCTGGGCGAGGCGGTGCACGTTGGACTCGCGGGCCCGGAAGTCGCCGCCCTTGACGGTGTCGTAGAAGAGGCGGTGGACGGAGTCGCCGTCGTTGCGGTAGTTCTTCGCCGCGTTGATGCCGCCCTGTGCGGCGATGGAGTGCGCCCGGCGCGGCGAGTCCTGGTAGCAGAACTGGACGACGTGGTAGCCCTGTTCGGCGAGGGTGGCGCCGGCCGCGCCGCCCGCCAGGCCGGTGCCAACGACGATGACGGTCTGCTTGCGGCGGTTGGCCGGGTTGACGAGCCTGGCCTCGAACCGGCGGCGGTCCCAGCGCTCGGCTATCGGGCCGTCGGGGGCCTTGGTGTCGGCGATCGGGTCGCCGACGCTCCAGCGGACGCGGTCGTCACCGGTGGTCCAACGGACGCCGTGGTCGTCGCCGGCGGTCCGCCGGATGTCATGGTCGGGCATGTCAGCTCACGATTCCTGTCAGCACGCCGATCGGGACGGCGAGGAAGCCGAGGGTCAGCAGGGCGGCCAGCCCGTTGGCGATCACCTTGAACGCCCGGTCCCGGCGCGGGGAGTTGGCGCCCAGCGTCTGGGCCGCGCTCCAGAATCCGTGCCGGATGTGCAGGCCGAGTGCGAGCATCGCGGCGATGTAGAAGGCGCTCACGTACCAGCGGTCGAAGGACGCCACCAGGTTCTGGTACGGGTGCCCCTCCTCGGCGTTGGGGTTCACCGTGAGGGTGGTGAGGTCGAGGATGTGCCAGACGATGAACAAACCGAGGATCACCCCGCCCCAGCGCATGGTGCGGGTGGCGTAGCTCGCCCGGGCCCGCTTCCGCTCGTACTTCGCCGGACGGGCGGCCAGGTCCCGGCGGCTCAACTGGTAGGCGGCCACGCCGTGCAGCACCACGGACGCCGTGAGCACCACCCGCGTCAGCCACAGGAACCACATGCGGTGCAGGAAGGGCTCGCCGATGGTGCGGATCCAGTGCCCGTAGTGGTTGAGCTCCCCGGGCCCGAAGAAGACCTTGAGATTGCCCAGCATGTGGGCGACCAGGTACGCCAGCATGATCAGGCCGGTGGTCGCCATGACCGCCTTCTTGCCGACGGTCGAGCGCCACAGGCGGCCCAGGAGGGACGGGGACCGCCCGGCGGCGCGCCTGGAAGGGGGCTCGGAGGGGGGCTCGGTGGAGGACGGGGATCGCTCCGTCCGGGTCGCCAGTGCCATGCCGCCGACAGTAGGTCGGCAAGATTCATGCGTCCAAGACATGGCGGGCCTGGTTTCCATAGAGAGCGCCTATCTATCCTGGTCGCCGTGCAACTCCAGCAGCTTCGCTACTTCGCGACGGTGGCCGAAGTACGTCACTTCACCCGCGCCGCCGAGACCCTCCACGTCGCCCAGCCGTCGCTCTCCCAGCAGATCCGGGCGCTGGAACGGGAATTGGGCGCCGACCTGTTCCACCGGGCGCGCGGCAACATCAAGCTGACCGACGCGGGCGAGGCGCTGCTGCCCCTCGCCCGGCGCATCCTCGCCGACACCGACACCGCGCGGCGCGAGGTCCAGGAGGTCGCCCAGCTCCGGCGCGGCCGGGTACGGCTCGGCGCGCCGCCGAGCCTGTGCGCCAGCCTGGTCCCGGACGTGCTGCGCGCCTACCACGCG is a window from the Streptomyces mobaraensis genome containing:
- a CDS encoding succinate dehydrogenase/fumarate reductase iron-sulfur subunit, giving the protein MNLTLRIWRQRDAGSPGAMTTYEVRGISEDMSFLEMLDHLNEELILAGDEPVAFDHDCREGICGACGMVINGQAHGPERTTTCQLHMRHFTDGDTIDVEPWRAAAFPVVKDLVVDRSAFDRIIGAGGYVSVPTGSAPEAHATPVPKPTADLAFEHAECIGCGACVAACPNGSAMLFTSAKVVHLNVLPQGAPERESRVLDMIGTMDTEGFGGCTNTGECATACPKGIPLTAIGRMNREYLRASVKGRGK
- a CDS encoding fumarate reductase/succinate dehydrogenase flavoprotein subunit; protein product: MPDHDIRRTAGDDHGVRWTTGDDRVRWSVGDPIADTKAPDGPIAERWDRRRFEARLVNPANRRKQTVIVVGTGLAGGAAGATLAEQGYHVVQFCYQDSPRRAHSIAAQGGINAAKNYRNDGDSVHRLFYDTVKGGDFRARESNVHRLAQVSVEIIDQCVAQGVPFAREYGGLLDTRSFGGVQVSRTFYARGQTGQQLLLGAYQALSRQIAAGNVEMHARTEMLDLIVVDGRARGIVARDLITGSVRTYVADAVVLATGGYGNVFYLSTNAKNSNATAIWRAHRRGAYFANPCFTQIHPTCIPRSGDHQSKLTLMSESLRNDGRIWVPKSQGDTRPPAEIPEDERDYYLERIYPSFGNLVPRDIASRAAKNVCDEGRGVGPGGQGVYLDFADAIRRMGRKAVEAKYGNLFEMYERITAEDPYEVPMRIYPAIHYTMGGLWVDYDLQTTVPGLFAIGEANFSDHGANRLGASALMQGLADGYFVLPSTINDYLARHPHTPVPDDHPAVTEAVGEATDRLTRLLSVDGDRTPDSFHRELGELLWDECGMARTESGLRKALDRIPSLREEFWHRIKVPGTGEELNQSLEKANRIVDYLELAELMCLDALHRAESCGGHFREESQTPEGEAARKDEEFSYAAAWEFTGTGGPPVLHKEALTFEYVHPTQRSYA
- a CDS encoding succinate dehydrogenase cytochrome b subunit; translation: MALATRTERSPSSTEPPSEPPSRRAAGRSPSLLGRLWRSTVGKKAVMATTGLIMLAYLVAHMLGNLKVFFGPGELNHYGHWIRTIGEPFLHRMWFLWLTRVVLTASVVLHGVAAYQLSRRDLAARPAKYERKRARASYATRTMRWGGVILGLFIVWHILDLTTLTVNPNAEEGHPYQNLVASFDRWYVSAFYIAAMLALGLHIRHGFWSAAQTLGANSPRRDRAFKVIANGLAALLTLGFLAVPIGVLTGIVS